In one window of Phyllopteryx taeniolatus isolate TA_2022b chromosome 23, UOR_Ptae_1.2, whole genome shotgun sequence DNA:
- the LOC133472742 gene encoding type I phosphatidylinositol 4,5-bisphosphate 4-phosphatase-B-like produces the protein MADRESSPLLSEHNEHDGTNGRRAYGHLEETPSLVLDEPPPPYSASSSPDSWSAPVISCRVCQGAICVEGKTHQHVVKCSICNEATPIKNAPAGKKYVRCPCSCLLICKVTSQKIACPRPYCKRIINLGPVHVGRESPELQHPPVGIRVVCGHCSNSFLWTEFSDRTLSRCPHCRKVSSVGQRYPRRRSLLCLLVFAVVAGSTAGLMVGTWRPARDSNGIYAAWVLLVLIGAIALARTFYWRCLKISRPIPTVLDRWDVLSAEGYGVIRTSATCDARS, from the exons ATGGCGGACCGGGAGAGCTCACCGCTGCTGTCAGAGCACAACGAGCACGACGGCACAAACGGCAGAAGAGCGTATGGACACCTCGAAGAAACTCCAA gTTTGGTGCTCGATGAGCCCCCGCCACCCTACTCTGCGTCCAGCAGCCCAGACAGCTGGAGCGCTCCAGTCATCAGCTGCCGCGTTTGTCAGGGAGCCATCTGCGTGGAAGGCAAGACGCACCAGCATGTGGTCAAGTGCAGCATTTGCAATGAAGCGACT CCCATCAAGAACGCTCCGGCTGGGAAGAAGTACGTCCGATGCCCGTGTAGCTGCCTGCTCATCTGCAAAGTCACGTCGCAGAAGATTGCCTGCCCACGACCGTACTG TAAACGCATCATCAATCTGGGCCCAGTTCACGTTGGCCGGGAAAGTCCGGAACTGCAGCACCCGCCTGTCGGCATCCGGGTCGTCTGCGGCCATTGCTCCAATTCATTCCTG TGGACGGAGTTTTCCGACAGGACCTTGTCCAGGTGTCCGCACTGCCGTAAAGT CTCCTCTGTTGGCCAGCGGTAcccgaggaggaggagcctGCTGTGTCTCCTGGTCTTCGCCGTGGTCGCCGGCTCCACCGCGGGACTGATG GTGGGAACGTGGCGGCCCGCTCGGGACTCGAACGGGATTTACGCCGCGTGGGTGCTGCTTGTCCTCATCGGCGCCATCGCCCTGGCCAGGACCTTCTACTGGAGATGTCTGAAAATTAGCCGGCCCATTCCGAC AGTATTGGATCGATGGGACGTATTGTCAGCGGAAGGATACGGTGTGATACGAACTTCCGCTACATGTGACGCACGAAGCTAA
- the LOC133472732 gene encoding uncharacterized protein LOC133472732, whose product MWGRLLVLSLLACGYRASDFLGAVMTYDPLSNDTVAIGYKASYQNECILANWTCQSGDCGSTSFVTITKFLQILGGCRIDVLTHRRVTQISQFELRLDGLRWINVTNDVTEALVVTRVDLRTRSDTGRANASPRTAVLPVLRVPSNCQRNVTLTTFDPDGDVVKCRYQNTTSVLQLSPDCNMIFTPRGNDSDIAEGAYAVQLIMEDFPRQDIALTDGEGNETLVTSEDAIGQIPVQFVLMVDPPVASCVEGEQLPAFRPPTPANGERVYASVNETLEIPITVEVYQVSLALFTGPPDMQLNISAGRLVLTWTPTESDLGQSQPVCFVIQVFEEGLTQHQSEMRCVIVTVSPVVIVARARLLSAFPLSVNGIQGVALTQLKDLLVARGLPADITLRVVSFSDESRERASE is encoded by the exons ATGTGGGGCCGCCTGCTCGTCTTGTCGCTACTCGCCTGCGGCTACCGGGCGTCCGACTTCTTGGGCGCAGTGATGACCTATGACCCTCTCTCGAACGATACG GTGGCCATCGGCTACAAGGCGAGCTACCAAAACGAGTGCATATTGGCCAATTGGACGTGCCAGTCAGGGGACTGCGGCTCAACGTCTTTCGTCACCATCACTAAGTTCTTGCAAATATTGGGAGGCTGTCGCATTGATGTGCTCACGCATCGTCGCGTTACCCAGATCTCCCAGTTTGAGCTGCG CCTGGACGGCCTCCGGTGGATCAATGTCACCAACGACGTCACGGAGGCGCTGGTCGTCACACGCGTGGACCTGAGGACGAGGTCCGATACCGGCCGGGCAAACGCGTCCCCCCGCACCGCCGTGCTGCCCGTTCTCAG AGTCCCCTCCAACTGCCAGAGGAACGTGACGCTGACCACCTTTGACCCCGACGGGGACGTGGTGAAGTGTCGATATCAAAACACGACGTCTGTTCTCCAACTCTCGCCG GACTGCAACATGATCTTCACTCCCAGAGGCAACGACAGCGACATCGCGGAGGGCGCGTACGCCGTGCAGCTGATCATGGAGGACTTTCCTCGCCAGGACATCGCTCTGACTGACGGCGAGGGGAACGAGACGCTTGTCACGAGCGAGGACGCCATCGGCCAAATCCCCGTCCAGTTTGTTCTGATGG TGGATCCTCCGGTGGCGTCCTGCGTGGAGGGAGAGCAGCTGCCCGCCTTCAGGCCTCCGACGCCAGCCAACGGAGAGCGCGTGTACGCCTCAGTCAACGAGACCCTCGAGATCCCCATCACTGTGGAAGTATATCA GGTCTCGCTGGCGCTGTTCACCGGGCCGCCCGACATGCAACTGAACATCAGCGCGGGCCGCCTGGTCCTGACCTGGACGCCGACTGAGAGCGACTTGGGTCAAAGTCAGCCCGTCTGCTTCGTCATCCAAGTGTTTGAGGAGGGACTGAC CCAACATCAGTCGGAGATGCGCTGTGTCATCGTGACGGTCAGCCCTG TTGTGATTGTTGCGAGAGCCAGGCTCCTGTCCGCGTTCCCGCTGTCCGTGAATGGCATCCAAGGAGTGGCCTTAACGCAG CTGAAGGATCTGCTGGTGGCGCGAGGGCTGCCCGCTGACATCACGCTGAGAGTGGTGAGCTTCAGTGACGAGAGCAGAGAGAGAGCTTCTGAGTAG
- the LOC133472729 gene encoding uncharacterized protein LOC133472729, whose amino-acid sequence MRGCLLVLSLLACSCQAFNYSGTAVTYQPLKGSVNTALLHYKLAFRECGNVTVVDCPLDLCTVNVVSVKKVDENSGEWCQREVIAHVNTANSTNFTLRLDGIQWISVRNNVTEVLAVTRLDPRNRSDTGRPNASPRTTMLPVLRFPSNCYGEARLPTFDPDGDLVKCTFENYHNLSSFFDVSYHCHMRFTPVINNISVVGSYAVQLLMADLVRKDVNLTDAAGNRTLLPQSEMIGRVPIQFVLRVDPPVESCNSGTYLPYFQHPTPEDGNHLYAHVNKTLEINIHAKATESEIREVLFSGPAGVQKTKEGDGHFVLKWTPTQDDAGLRYPICFVVQAFLNEQVELHSPMRCVTVAVNHNLFGLDARFLIRSHNAYLELQKTGLPELKELLVARGLPPDITLKVTAFHENLVETTTDDPNASPANVLLPSASGGGPGQISASLNPSASNIFLTPASGGVLAQIPDAVNASSSNLSGST is encoded by the exons ATGCGAGGCTGCCTGTTGGTCTTGTCGCTGCTGGCCTGCAGCTGCCAGGCGTTCAACTACTCGGGCACGGCGGTCACCTACCAGCCATTGAAGGGCTCCGTCAACACG GCGCTCCTCCACTACAAGCTGGCCTTTCGAGAGTGCGGCAACGTCACCGTGGTGGACTGTCCGCTGGACCTCTGCACGGTGAACGTGGTGTCCGTGAAAAAGGTGGACGAGAACAGCGGAGAGTGGTGTCAGCGGGAAGTGATCGCGCACGTAAACACAGCCAACTCCACAAACTTCACGCTGCG CCTGGATGGCATCCAGTGGATCAGCGTCAGGAATAACGTCACCGAGGTGCTGGCCGTGACACGCCTGGACCCGAGAAACAGGTCAGACACCGGCCGGCCGAACGCGTCCCCCCGGACCACGATGCTGCCCGTTCTCAG GTTCCCCTCCAACTGCTACGGAGAAGCAAGACTGCCCACTTTTGACCCGGACGGAGACCTCGTGAAGTGTACCTTTGAAAACTATCACAATCTCTCATCGTTTTTTGATGTCTCTTAC CATTGTCACATGAGATTCACTCCCGTGATCAACAACATCAGCGTGGTGGGCTCGTACGCCGTGCAGCTGCTCATGGCGGACCTTGTTCGCAAAGACGTCAATCTGACTGACGCCGCGGGGAACCGGACGCTTCTGCCGCAATCTGAAATGATCGGCCGTGTTCCCATCCAGTTTGTCCTGAGGG TGGATCCTCCGGTGGAGTCGTGCAACTCTGGAACATACCTGCCCTACTTTCAACATCCTACACCAGAGGACGGAAATCATCTGTACGCGCATGTCAACAAGACCCTGGAGATTAACATCCATGCAAAAGCCACGGAATCGGA GATCAGAGAGGTGCTGTTCAGCGGGCCGGCCGGCGTGCAAAAGACAAAAGAGGGCGACGGCCATTTCGTCCTGAAATGGACGCCGACTCAGGACGACGCGGGCCTACGTTATCCCATCTGCTTCGTCGTTCAAGCGTTTCTGAACGAACAAGT CGAACTTCACTCGCCGATGCGCTGTGTCACGGTGGCGGTCAACCACA ATCTTTTTGGCCTGGATGCCAGGTTCCTGATCAGAAGTCACAATGCCTACTTGGAACTCCAAAAAACAGGGTTACCCGAG CTGAAGGAGCTGCTGGTGGCGCGAGGGCTGCCCCCCGACATCACGCTGAAAGTGACGGCCTTCCACGAGAACCTTGTAGAAACAACGACCGACGACCCTAATGCATCACCAGCCAACGTTCTCCTCCCGTCGGCATCTGGCGGGGGCCCCGGACAAATATCCGCCAGCCTGAATCCATCAGCAAGCAACATTTTCCTGACGCCGGCATCTGGCGGGGTCCTCGCGCAAATACCCGACGCCGTGAATGCATCATCAAGCAACCTTTCCGGTTCAACGTGA